The Desulfovibrio litoralis DSM 11393 genome includes a window with the following:
- a CDS encoding TIGR03960 family B12-binding radical SAM protein, translating to MRKILPLLPKPSRYIGIEEGSIIKNAEDIHLRIGLAFPDLYEVGMSYLGQKILYNILNAKETWWAERIFAPCAETGKILFNTPDLSNPNETKKTLLCTLEGNCPLNKLDVLGFSITHELCYTNILYMLDLGGIPLRSEQRAKDALNGKHYPLIIAGGSCTLSAEPIAPFVDLMMLGDGEEIIIEVMELLDKSKKQGWSRQQYLEEASKISGVYIPEFFEVEKNTLNPDNSHNHVLESVRLKPAIKQKNSQITRRIVADLNKIEYPAEQTIPFGAVHKRLTLEIARGCTRGCRFCQAGMVYRPVRERSVENLSNILEDCLQKTGYDDVSFLSLSTGDFSALKTLFLKTSERCAKEQISISLPSLRVGSIDDSIMERLASIRRTGVTLAPEAGSQRLRDVINKGVTEEELILHVQKLFEHGWQQVKLYFMIGLPTETKEDILAIVDLCRKVRDAAGPGVKRLQVTAAISPFVPKPHTPFQWEEQLSYEETRERIGWLLEAFKGEKRLKMRWHEPKTSFLEGVFSRGSRKLADVIETAYNKGAIFASWMEHFKLEPWLEALEEHGLKAEDFLAERPVELALPWEHLNAGISKEFLLRERQKALGEKISPDCRYGACQVCGVCDRPNSVSLLHEPETSESNQLSYQNILNYQQRDQETHKPKFDEKGRVVERQIKQNTPEPEITKEVAGKKAKPPKIDATLAHKAAHYVITYSKLDKSAYLSQLELQSLFDLALRRAGVGLSFSQGFHPLPLLSFGRALPVAVESHCEVLGIHLREYLSAEEVYKRLNPHLLRGMQIINVEELPINTKLKQSSGEEYLLEFTEGQKIEDIIQHWQEFISNPSYSWTRTTKNGERTTDIRPLFKEIKINKTSIKIIFDWNETYISPLKLCLEVSKLDNPALIRLIKMKNV from the coding sequence ATGCGTAAAATATTGCCATTGTTACCAAAGCCAAGCCGTTATATTGGAATAGAAGAAGGTAGCATTATTAAAAATGCAGAAGATATACATTTAAGAATTGGTTTGGCCTTTCCTGACCTTTATGAAGTTGGCATGTCGTATCTTGGGCAAAAAATACTCTACAATATCTTAAACGCCAAAGAAACATGGTGGGCAGAACGCATTTTTGCTCCTTGTGCTGAAACAGGAAAAATTTTATTCAATACGCCTGATTTATCTAATCCTAATGAAACAAAAAAAACTCTACTTTGCACCCTCGAAGGTAATTGCCCTCTAAATAAATTAGATGTTTTAGGTTTTAGCATAACACATGAACTTTGTTATACTAATATCCTCTATATGCTTGACTTGGGCGGAATTCCGCTTCGCAGTGAACAAAGAGCAAAAGACGCTTTAAACGGTAAGCATTATCCCTTAATCATCGCCGGTGGCTCTTGTACTTTGTCGGCTGAACCCATTGCACCTTTTGTGGATTTAATGATGCTTGGCGATGGCGAAGAAATTATTATCGAAGTTATGGAACTTTTAGATAAGTCCAAAAAACAAGGTTGGTCTCGTCAGCAATATTTAGAAGAAGCGTCTAAAATTTCAGGTGTTTATATCCCTGAGTTTTTTGAAGTAGAAAAGAACACACTTAACCCCGATAATAGCCACAACCATGTTTTAGAAAGCGTTCGTTTAAAACCCGCTATAAAACAAAAAAACAGCCAAATCACAAGGCGTATTGTCGCTGATTTAAACAAAATAGAATACCCCGCCGAACAAACTATTCCTTTTGGAGCTGTGCATAAACGCCTCACCCTAGAAATAGCCAGAGGTTGCACAAGAGGCTGTCGTTTTTGTCAAGCCGGCATGGTTTATCGCCCTGTTAGAGAGCGTAGCGTTGAAAATTTATCAAATATTTTAGAAGATTGTTTACAAAAAACAGGCTACGATGATGTTTCTTTTTTATCTTTAAGCACTGGTGATTTTTCCGCCTTAAAAACCTTATTTCTCAAAACTTCCGAACGCTGTGCTAAAGAACAAATATCAATTTCCCTGCCCTCATTACGAGTTGGTTCAATTGACGATTCTATTATGGAACGCCTCGCCTCGATTAGACGAACAGGTGTAACGCTCGCCCCCGAAGCGGGGAGTCAGCGTTTAAGAGACGTAATCAACAAAGGCGTAACCGAAGAAGAGCTGATTTTACACGTTCAAAAACTCTTTGAACACGGTTGGCAACAAGTTAAGTTATACTTTATGATTGGTCTACCTACTGAAACCAAAGAAGATATTTTGGCGATTGTTGATTTATGCCGAAAAGTCCGAGATGCCGCAGGGCCGGGAGTTAAACGCCTTCAAGTTACCGCTGCGATTTCTCCTTTTGTACCAAAGCCACACACTCCTTTTCAATGGGAAGAACAACTGAGCTATGAAGAAACAAGAGAGCGTATTGGCTGGCTTTTAGAAGCATTTAAAGGCGAAAAGCGTTTAAAAATGCGTTGGCATGAACCTAAAACCAGCTTTTTGGAAGGTGTTTTTTCTCGTGGTTCTCGCAAATTGGCTGATGTTATTGAAACAGCCTACAATAAAGGGGCTATTTTTGCGAGTTGGATGGAACATTTTAAACTAGAGCCTTGGCTCGAAGCTTTAGAAGAACATGGACTAAAAGCAGAAGACTTTTTAGCCGAACGCCCTGTTGAGTTAGCCCTCCCGTGGGAACACTTAAATGCTGGAATTAGCAAAGAATTTTTATTAAGAGAACGCCAAAAAGCCTTAGGAGAAAAAATATCTCCTGATTGTCGTTATGGTGCGTGTCAAGTTTGTGGAGTCTGTGATAGACCAAATTCCGTTTCACTTTTGCATGAACCTGAAACAAGCGAATCTAACCAACTAAGTTATCAGAATATTTTAAATTATCAACAGAGAGACCAAGAAACTCATAAGCCAAAGTTTGATGAAAAAGGTCGAGTCGTCGAACGCCAAATTAAACAAAACACCCCAGAGCCAGAAATAACAAAAGAAGTAGCGGGTAAAAAAGCCAAGCCGCCTAAGATAGATGCAACTTTAGCACATAAAGCCGCTCACTATGTTATTACCTATTCCAAGCTGGATAAATCCGCTTATTTAAGCCAATTAGAGTTACAATCTCTGTTTGATTTAGCTTTACGCCGTGCGGGGGTTGGCTTAAGTTTTTCTCAAGGTTTTCACCCTCTACCTCTTTTATCTTTTGGGCGTGCCTTACCTGTTGCCGTTGAAAGTCATTGTGAGGTTTTAGGTATTCACTTAAGGGAATATTTGAGTGCCGAAGAAGTTTATAAGCGTTTAAATCCACACTTATTAAGAGGTATGCAGATTATAAACGTAGAAGAATTGCCTATTAATACTAAGCTTAAACAAAGTAGTGGCGAAGAGTACCTGCTTGAATTTACTGAAGGACAAAAAATCGAAGATATAATCCAGCATTGGCAAGAATTTATCTCTAACCCTAGCTATAGCTGGACTCGCACAACTAAAAATGGCGAACGCACAACAGATATTCGCCCCTTATTTAAAGAAATTAAAATAAACAAAACGTCTATCAAGATCATCTTTGATTGGAACGAAACTTATATTTCGCCATTAAAGCTTTGTCTTGAAGTCTCTAAATTAGATAATCCTGCGTTAATCAGGTTAATTAAAATGAAGAATGTGTAA
- a CDS encoding toxin-antitoxin system YwqK family antitoxin produces MKLYSFALTVFLALCFSVNTPKAFAQDACPLTEAEIKQNKAFTLMKDEKNDYYKSENFECLYWENGKLRAETPFVAGKKEGLAKVYSESGQIVTEMPMRKDKAEGIIKIYYPNGKLRGEASYVSGSLEGLTKGYYESGKLQYERSWIADKLDGLQKTYYENGELKEEIPFVSGKKQGIAKEYYEGGKLKMEATFVADALDGVAKVYDADGTLATETPFSAGKLEGIAKFYKAKKQIASVTCSGGKAISGVYYKTDGATEPFTKEDLEKVEALNRVFKFK; encoded by the coding sequence ATGAAATTATATTCTTTTGCCCTGACTGTTTTTTTAGCTCTTTGTTTCAGCGTAAATACACCTAAGGCTTTTGCTCAAGACGCCTGCCCTTTAACCGAGGCAGAGATTAAGCAAAATAAAGCGTTTACATTGATGAAAGACGAAAAAAATGATTATTATAAGTCTGAAAATTTTGAATGTTTGTATTGGGAAAATGGAAAGCTTAGAGCAGAAACACCTTTTGTAGCAGGAAAAAAAGAGGGGCTTGCGAAAGTATATTCTGAAAGTGGACAGATAGTGACTGAAATGCCAATGCGAAAAGATAAGGCAGAAGGAATTATAAAAATCTATTATCCAAATGGAAAATTGCGAGGGGAAGCATCATATGTATCAGGTAGCTTAGAAGGATTGACTAAGGGATATTATGAAAGCGGAAAATTGCAATATGAACGCTCATGGATAGCAGATAAATTAGATGGGTTACAAAAAACATACTATGAAAACGGTGAGTTGAAAGAAGAGATACCATTTGTATCAGGTAAAAAACAAGGCATTGCAAAAGAATATTATGAAGGCGGAAAGCTAAAAATGGAAGCGACATTTGTAGCAGATGCACTAGATGGAGTTGCGAAAGTGTATGATGCAGATGGAACGCTGGCAACAGAAACGCCATTTTCAGCAGGTAAACTAGAAGGTATTGCAAAATTCTATAAAGCAAAAAAACAAATTGCAAGCGTAACTTGTTCCGGAGGGAAGGCTATTAGCGGTGTTTATTATAAGACTGATGGGGCAACAGAGCCTTTTACAAAAGAAGACTTGGAAAAAGTAGAAGCTCTGAATAGAGTGTTTAAGTTCAAGTAA
- a CDS encoding toxin-antitoxin system YwqK family antitoxin, with amino-acid sequence MKLYSFVLTIFLAFCFSVNTPNLFAQDACPLTEAEIKQNKAFTLMKDEKNDYYKSENFECLYWENGKLRAETPFVAGKREGTRKGYYVNGKLALEIPYVAGKREGVVKEYYESGKLHVETPYVADKREGTQKFYYENGTLYTETQYVAGKKEGLEKLYYENGKLKKETPYMADKREGTQKFYCENGTLYTETQYVADKKEGLEKLYYENGALEKETPYVAGKEEGLEKLYYENGKLKRETPYIAGKCEGVVKAYHDESVNLRFEMPYVAGKQEGVEKFYYENGTLYTETPYVAGKKEGLAKEYYESGKLHVETPYIADKKNGINKKYYKSGILAAEISYLDDKKDGVRKKYYENGKLESETPMVAEKAEGSAKLYRENGKLFGTITYINNSPISGFCYDENEQPTPWTNAELIRWKTGFTLDGKKVLQVMETGDDKNVLILNDWALDCRELGRK; translated from the coding sequence ATGAAATTATATTCTTTTGTCCTAACTATTTTTTTAGCTTTTTGTTTCAGCGTGAATACACCTAATCTTTTTGCTCAAGACGCCTGCCCTTTAACCGAAGCAGAGATTAAGCAAAATAAAGCGTTTACATTGATGAAAGACGAAAAAAATGATTATTATAAGTCTGAAAATTTTGAATGTTTGTATTGGGAAAATGGAAAGCTTAGAGCAGAAACACCTTTTGTAGCAGGTAAGCGAGAAGGAACTAGGAAAGGATATTATGTAAATGGAAAGCTGGCGTTAGAAATTCCATATGTCGCAGGTAAGAGAGAAGGGGTGGTGAAAGAATATTATGAGAGTGGAAAGCTGCACGTAGAAACTCCATATGTAGCAGATAAAAGAGAAGGGACTCAGAAATTCTACTATGAAAATGGAACACTGTACACAGAAACGCAGTATGTAGCAGGTAAAAAGGAAGGACTTGAGAAGTTATACTATGAAAATGGAAAACTGAAAAAAGAAACGCCATATATGGCAGATAAAAGAGAAGGGACTCAGAAATTCTACTGTGAAAATGGAACACTGTATACAGAAACGCAGTATGTAGCAGATAAAAAGGAAGGGCTTGAGAAGTTATACTATGAAAATGGAGCACTGGAAAAAGAAACGCCATATGTAGCAGGTAAAGAGGAAGGACTTGAGAAGTTATACTATGAAAATGGAAAACTGAAAAGAGAAACTCCATATATAGCAGGTAAATGCGAAGGGGTCGTAAAAGCATACCATGATGAAAGTGTAAATCTTCGCTTTGAAATGCCATATGTAGCAGGAAAACAAGAAGGAGTTGAGAAATTCTACTATGAAAATGGAACACTGTACACAGAAACGCCATATGTAGCAGGAAAAAAAGAAGGACTTGCGAAAGAATATTATGAGAGTGGAAAGCTGCACGTAGAAACTCCGTATATAGCAGATAAAAAAAATGGAATTAATAAAAAATACTATAAGAGTGGAATACTGGCAGCTGAAATTTCATATCTAGATGATAAAAAAGACGGGGTTCGAAAAAAATATTATGAAAACGGAAAGCTTGAATCTGAAACTCCGATGGTAGCAGAAAAAGCAGAAGGAAGTGCTAAATTATACAGAGAAAATGGAAAATTGTTTGGAACAATAACATATATCAATAATTCGCCTATCAGTGGTTTTTGTTATGATGAAAACGAACAACCAACGCCTTGGACAAACGCAGAACTAATAAGATGGAAAACAGGTTTTACTCTTGATGGGAAAAAGGTCTTACAAGTGATGGAAACTGGTGATGATAAAAATGTCTTAATACTAAATGATTGGGCTTTAGATTGTAGAGAGCTTGGTCGTAAGTAA
- a CDS encoding XAC2610-related protein, protein MIKHIFFVLFLLAFFLGTQARYALALSNTEYEELRKDTAFVNAETRLNTAWEKVQQLPSAVYSQVLKDQRLWLRNMRDFEAHKLEKFVSTTKAYTLVTLDRARYLEKEILHDTSHKNTEKNIYGGRKNITKDLYIRYTCIYSDDATPEKGYGDYAPDTVLIWLFEKKGGKEETSVQEINLANVSSNYEGWNWPGEVEFKDYNFDGYPDLSLPSTAGNVMRFSTVFLYNPEKRILERSSSFEELPCIDVDPKRKRIGGYCFHSSACENWIEEYKVIGFDTLEKTFAEGTECGPLDADPFYYLTYQAKYKNGKEISRTEEKHFDE, encoded by the coding sequence ATGATAAAACATATATTTTTTGTGCTCTTCCTTCTGGCTTTTTTTTTAGGAACACAGGCACGATACGCCTTGGCTCTTTCTAACACCGAATACGAAGAGCTGAGAAAAGATACAGCTTTTGTTAACGCCGAAACTCGCTTAAATACAGCATGGGAAAAAGTGCAACAACTGCCCTCGGCTGTCTATTCCCAAGTGTTGAAAGATCAACGCCTTTGGTTACGCAATATGCGTGATTTTGAAGCACATAAACTAGAAAAATTCGTTTCAACGACTAAGGCATATACTTTAGTTACTCTGGATCGGGCGAGGTATCTGGAAAAAGAAATTTTACACGATACTTCTCATAAAAATACAGAAAAAAACATTTATGGCGGGCGAAAAAATATCACAAAAGATCTTTATATTCGCTATACTTGTATATACTCAGACGACGCCACCCCTGAAAAGGGTTATGGGGATTATGCCCCGGATACAGTGCTTATTTGGCTGTTTGAAAAAAAGGGAGGAAAAGAAGAAACATCTGTTCAAGAAATAAACCTTGCCAATGTTTCATCTAACTATGAAGGTTGGAATTGGCCCGGCGAAGTCGAGTTTAAAGACTACAACTTTGATGGCTACCCTGATCTTTCTTTACCCTCCACAGCCGGAAACGTTATGCGATTTTCTACAGTGTTTTTATATAACCCCGAGAAACGTATTTTAGAACGCAGTTCTAGTTTTGAAGAGCTACCTTGCATTGATGTTGACCCTAAAAGAAAACGTATAGGCGGTTATTGTTTCCACAGCAGTGCTTGTGAAAATTGGATTGAAGAATATAAAGTGATTGGTTTTGATACTTTAGAGAAAACTTTTGCCGAGGGAACAGAATGTGGACCTTTAGATGCTGATCCTTTCTATTATCTTACATACCAAGCTAAATATAAAAATGGCAAAGAGATTAGCAGAACGGAAGAAAAACACTTTGACGAGTAG
- a CDS encoding acetyl-CoA carboxylase carboxyl transferase subunit alpha/beta: MDTEKKLQHLQERLTYIKDIFANKQEEGVRLLESRLNETKERYNGLSPEQKKESLDTLEEFFVFMERKFETELTPMDKVRIVRHPQRITLRDILENVYDNYTEIGSLEDHSIDPAVLIARAYVTRKQGKKTINQAVMVIGHEKGHGEEFRNGGSAKPWGNAKALQYMKVAETENIPIHTYVFTPGAFPIEDTPGAAQQIARNLYEMSNLKTPVIAVFSEGGSGGAEAIALSDRRLMFSHGYYSVISPEGGAAIEGRLKAGERASSELIEKCAMNLNITANDNLRLGYIDSILEEPDLGARTYHYEFFRSLRREVLRATDEVYLSNRGLGLFRGMILRRRRKHIREAEDLDVCLVRWNLSTAAKERLVMKRHRKFLKMSRNATIDSRPVDRKLKSFFHELSWDIGSMFKYDIMRKQQKRISYALEEIEAEARVITEKVSSPWRKLLQSVNLKNTKQKEDEARMLTELSDWTMEEQQRGGQWSYVSPKSTEDKAVSCPNSHVYGCLDSWAPDLYGEFAGVCSYCGHHFPMEYQWYMNNVFDAGSIFEFNSELEAGNPLKFPGLDEKLAEAKKRTGLKSSCITFEARINDIKLVVALFVGTFRGGSVGAAEGEKFIRAAERARKKRMPFLAYVHGTAGIRIQEGVNGVIQMPRCTMAVRRYIDAGGLYLVVYDTHSYAGPVASFLGCSPYQFGIRSANIGFAGHGVITETTGLQIPPHYHNVFKAMDRGHIQGIWDRREARFNLQQALLTMGGKNLYYR; this comes from the coding sequence ATGGATACAGAAAAAAAACTCCAGCACTTACAAGAAAGACTTACTTATATAAAAGATATTTTTGCTAATAAACAAGAAGAAGGGGTAAGGCTTCTTGAATCTCGCTTAAACGAAACAAAAGAACGCTATAACGGTTTAAGCCCCGAACAAAAAAAAGAATCTTTAGATACTTTAGAAGAATTTTTTGTATTTATGGAGCGTAAGTTTGAAACAGAACTTACTCCTATGGATAAAGTTAGAATAGTACGCCACCCTCAGCGTATTACTTTAAGAGATATTCTTGAAAACGTTTACGATAACTATACTGAAATCGGAAGTTTGGAAGACCACAGTATTGACCCGGCGGTTTTGATTGCCCGTGCTTACGTTACCAGAAAGCAAGGGAAAAAAACGATAAACCAAGCTGTTATGGTTATTGGACATGAAAAAGGACACGGCGAAGAGTTTCGTAACGGTGGTTCGGCTAAACCTTGGGGTAATGCTAAGGCTTTGCAATATATGAAAGTTGCGGAAACTGAGAATATTCCGATTCATACTTATGTCTTTACTCCGGGTGCGTTCCCTATCGAAGATACACCGGGAGCGGCTCAACAGATTGCCCGCAACCTTTATGAAATGAGCAATTTAAAAACTCCGGTTATTGCTGTCTTTTCAGAAGGCGGATCTGGTGGTGCCGAGGCTATTGCTTTAAGCGATCGTCGTTTAATGTTTTCACATGGTTATTATTCGGTTATCTCTCCTGAGGGCGGGGCGGCGATTGAAGGACGCTTAAAAGCCGGAGAACGAGCTAGTAGTGAGCTAATTGAAAAATGTGCAATGAATCTAAATATTACTGCTAATGACAACTTACGTTTAGGTTATATCGATAGTATTCTTGAAGAGCCTGATTTGGGTGCAAGAACCTATCATTATGAATTTTTCCGCAGTTTACGCCGTGAAGTTTTAAGAGCAACAGACGAAGTTTATCTTTCCAATCGTGGTCTTGGTCTGTTTCGTGGAATGATTTTGCGTCGTCGTCGCAAACATATCAGAGAAGCCGAAGACTTAGACGTTTGTTTGGTGCGTTGGAATCTTTCAACTGCGGCTAAAGAACGTTTGGTCATGAAAAGACACCGCAAGTTTTTAAAGATGTCTCGCAATGCGACTATAGATAGTCGCCCCGTAGACAGAAAGCTGAAATCGTTTTTCCATGAATTGAGCTGGGATATAGGCTCGATGTTTAAGTATGATATCATGCGTAAACAACAAAAACGTATATCTTATGCCCTTGAAGAAATCGAAGCAGAAGCCCGTGTTATTACTGAAAAAGTAAGTTCACCTTGGCGTAAACTTCTTCAGAGCGTTAACCTTAAAAACACAAAACAAAAAGAAGACGAAGCTCGTATGTTGACAGAGTTGTCAGACTGGACAATGGAAGAACAACAAAGGGGCGGGCAATGGAGCTATGTCAGTCCGAAATCAACAGAAGACAAGGCGGTTTCTTGCCCAAACTCTCATGTTTACGGTTGTCTTGACTCTTGGGCTCCTGATTTATACGGAGAGTTCGCAGGCGTTTGTTCTTATTGCGGACACCATTTTCCTATGGAATATCAGTGGTATATGAATAACGTTTTTGATGCTGGTTCAATCTTTGAATTTAATTCAGAGTTAGAAGCAGGAAACCCATTAAAGTTTCCGGGGCTTGATGAAAAGCTCGCAGAAGCAAAAAAACGCACGGGTTTAAAAAGCAGTTGTATTACCTTTGAAGCTCGTATCAACGATATTAAGCTTGTTGTTGCTCTTTTTGTCGGAACATTTAGGGGCGGAAGTGTTGGTGCTGCGGAAGGCGAGAAGTTTATTCGTGCCGCAGAACGTGCCAGAAAAAAACGTATGCCATTTTTAGCTTATGTGCATGGTACTGCGGGAATTCGTATTCAAGAAGGTGTTAACGGTGTAATTCAAATGCCTCGTTGTACTATGGCGGTTAGACGTTATATTGACGCAGGTGGTTTATATCTTGTTGTTTACGATACTCATTCTTATGCCGGGCCTGTTGCGAGTTTCTTAGGTTGTTCGCCTTATCAGTTTGGTATTCGTTCGGCGAATATTGGTTTTGCCGGGCATGGTGTTATTACGGAAACCACGGGTTTACAAATTCCACCGCATTATCACAACGTTTTTAAAGCGATGGACAGAGGACATATCCAAGGTATTTGGGATAGACGTGAGGCGAGATTTAACTTGCAACAAGCTCTCTTAACCATGGGTGGTAAAAACCTGTATTATCGTTAA
- a CDS encoding biotin carboxylase N-terminal domain-containing protein, which produces MSDTQHKILIANRGEIATRILAACRKLGLPFVCIYTAEDYASGHVKLAKEFGGEKSLYRVSSYHDANEIFSVADESGATAIHPGYGFFAEDYRFARRATQRQRKLIFIGPSWKVIRELGDKINTKRLARSLNVPTVPGSDKPIYDEAEAEQIARSLFEFQLNNGIKRPLVLVKASAGGGGMGIEEVYDIDVFKSVYRRIRNYAARQFKDEGVLIEQRVKDFNHLEVQVVSDRSGKNPVHFGTRNCSIQSIGLQKRIEVAPGFDPSVLNYQFDATALLNDIISHSLTMARKVKYDNVGTWEWIVTRDGQPFLMEVNTRIQVENGVSARISKIKGQGDVDIIAEQIRIGLGDPLGYTQEDITFDGVGIEYRLIAEDPFNRFTPWVGRIDSFNWVEKPWLTMYTHVPRSEPYNIPTEFDPNLALGIVWGKDLEEVKARGVEFLESLELKGVNAQGEELKSNIEFLRQKTADILVFDGAAH; this is translated from the coding sequence GTGAGTGATACCCAACATAAAATATTAATCGCAAATCGTGGAGAAATAGCAACCCGTATTTTGGCTGCATGTCGTAAATTGGGTTTGCCTTTTGTTTGTATTTATACTGCCGAAGATTATGCTTCCGGGCATGTGAAGTTGGCAAAAGAATTTGGCGGAGAAAAAAGTCTTTATCGTGTTTCGTCTTATCACGATGCCAATGAGATTTTTTCTGTTGCTGATGAAAGCGGAGCAACCGCCATTCACCCCGGCTATGGATTTTTTGCCGAAGATTATCGCTTTGCACGTAGAGCGACTCAAAGACAGCGGAAATTAATTTTTATCGGGCCGTCATGGAAAGTTATTCGTGAGCTCGGCGATAAAATTAATACAAAGCGTTTGGCCAGAAGTTTAAATGTTCCGACTGTTCCCGGCTCTGATAAACCGATTTATGATGAAGCCGAAGCTGAACAAATCGCTCGTAGCCTTTTTGAGTTTCAACTCAATAACGGGATAAAACGCCCCTTGGTTTTGGTTAAAGCTTCTGCCGGCGGTGGCGGAATGGGCATTGAAGAAGTTTATGACATTGACGTTTTTAAATCTGTTTATAGACGTATTCGTAACTATGCCGCACGCCAGTTTAAAGACGAAGGCGTTTTGATAGAACAAAGAGTTAAAGATTTTAACCACCTTGAGGTGCAGGTTGTTTCCGACCGCAGTGGTAAAAATCCCGTTCACTTTGGGACAAGAAACTGTTCTATTCAAAGTATCGGTTTGCAAAAGCGTATAGAAGTTGCTCCCGGTTTTGACCCTTCTGTTTTAAATTATCAATTTGATGCGACCGCACTATTAAATGATATTATTTCTCACTCTCTCACCATGGCACGCAAAGTTAAATATGATAACGTCGGAACTTGGGAGTGGATCGTAACCAGAGACGGACAGCCATTTTTAATGGAAGTTAATACTCGTATTCAGGTTGAAAACGGTGTTTCTGCTCGTATCTCTAAAATTAAAGGTCAGGGCGACGTTGATATTATTGCCGAACAAATTCGTATAGGTCTTGGTGATCCTTTGGGTTATACTCAAGAAGATATTACTTTTGACGGCGTTGGAATAGAATATCGCTTGATTGCCGAAGATCCGTTTAACAGGTTTACCCCTTGGGTCGGGCGTATCGATAGCTTTAACTGGGTTGAAAAACCTTGGTTGACTATGTATACTCATGTTCCACGTTCTGAACCTTATAACATTCCTACTGAATTTGACCCTAACCTTGCCCTTGGAATTGTTTGGGGTAAAGACCTCGAAGAGGTTAAAGCCAGAGGGGTTGAGTTTTTAGAGTCTCTTGAACTTAAAGGCGTTAACGCCCAAGGCGAAGAGCTAAAGTCAAATATCGAATTTTTACGCCAAAAAACAGCAGATATTTTGGTATTTGACGGAGCGGCACATTAA
- a CDS encoding purine-nucleoside phosphorylase — protein sequence MQNFEKVHKISQEIQKFLPNGFKPTIGIILGTGLGDLAEVLNNRTVIEYKMLSEMPRSTTSSHKGCFIFGEIGDVKIVLQQGRVHLYEGYTPAEVSTGVRVMNALGANNLIVTNAAGCLNPHWNTGSIMLIKDHINFTGTSPLIGHNDDQKGLRFPDMSQSYDKQYQELALNTAQSLKLRIEQGVYLGLKGPELETPAETRMYRNFGADAVGMSTVIEVIAARHLNMRVLGFSCLSNKNLPDCMNDVSLEEIIENTKEIGARLSKLLEKLVGIIS from the coding sequence ATGCAAAATTTTGAAAAAGTCCATAAGATAAGCCAAGAAATTCAAAAATTTCTGCCAAACGGCTTTAAACCGACTATCGGAATTATTTTAGGAACGGGTCTTGGCGATTTAGCCGAGGTTTTAAACAATCGTACAGTTATAGAATATAAAATGCTGAGTGAAATGCCAAGGTCAACAACAAGCTCGCATAAAGGCTGTTTTATTTTCGGCGAAATCGGCGACGTAAAAATAGTCTTACAACAAGGGCGTGTTCACTTATACGAAGGCTATACACCGGCCGAAGTATCAACCGGGGTCAGAGTAATGAACGCCCTCGGTGCAAACAATCTGATTGTAACCAACGCCGCCGGTTGCCTAAACCCACATTGGAATACCGGCAGTATCATGCTCATTAAAGACCATATAAATTTTACGGGAACAAGCCCGCTTATCGGACATAACGACGATCAAAAAGGCTTACGTTTTCCGGATATGTCTCAAAGCTATGATAAACAATATCAAGAGCTTGCTTTAAACACGGCACAAAGTCTTAAACTCAGAATTGAACAAGGCGTTTATCTTGGATTAAAGGGGCCGGAACTTGAAACTCCGGCTGAAACTCGCATGTATAGAAACTTTGGAGCCGATGCGGTCGGAATGTCAACAGTAATCGAAGTAATCGCCGCTCGCCACTTAAATATGAGAGTTTTGGGTTTTTCATGTCTCAGCAACAAAAACCTGCCTGATTGCATGAATGACGTTAGCTTAGAAGAAATTATCGAAAACACAAAAGAGATTGGAGCAAGGCTCAGTAAACTGCTTGAAAAACTTGTTGGAATAATTTCTTAA
- the gcvH gene encoding glycine cleavage system protein GcvH has translation MNTPKDLLYAASHEWLKIEGDEALIGITDFAQEQLGDLTFADLPSIGAKFNAGQEFGSLESVKAASEIYMPVAGTIIAVNETLEDSPELINSDPYTDGWLVRIKLDAKPEGLLSAEAYEESVNA, from the coding sequence ATGAATACACCAAAAGATCTACTTTATGCCGCCTCTCATGAATGGCTCAAAATCGAAGGGGACGAAGCCCTTATCGGAATTACCGACTTTGCTCAAGAACAACTCGGAGACTTGACCTTTGCCGACTTACCGTCTATTGGTGCAAAGTTTAACGCCGGGCAAGAGTTTGGAAGCCTTGAATCGGTTAAAGCCGCCAGTGAAATTTATATGCCTGTTGCCGGAACAATTATCGCCGTTAACGAAACCCTTGAAGACAGCCCGGAATTAATCAACTCTGATCCCTACACCGACGGTTGGCTAGTTCGCATCAAGCTTGATGCCAAACCCGAAGGTCTCTTAAGCGCCGAAGCTTACGAAGAAAGTGTAAACGCTTAA